One genomic window of Luteitalea pratensis includes the following:
- a CDS encoding ATP-binding protein, translated as MISDDLASTVDAGMAAAFTTNADGRIDSWSHEAAALFDESVEDAIGRHLSTLFALDTSSKNCSSDTGSGGAPLRWFARRNGTRFEGRYRTLELRDTTSVVGHVHLVDARPHADTRDSVADSDQLKYSEEARLGLLRRLVIAQEAERRRIARDLHDHLGQQLTSLRLQIEALRHATTALPTAQAMLTQADALLSHLDRDIDFLSWELRPAALDDLGLKAVLENYVSEWARHADVPARFHAEGVAEDRIAPEIEATLYRIAQEALNNVAKHAHARSVGVVLEQRGSTMSLLVEDDGIGCEASAASSTMIGLLSMRERATVVGGTLDIEPTAGGGTTILARVPLRLTDSDPFDITSTPLPSCGDSTEFEHGGLRGSLLAPRSVDRLQELQRAVAARDEFIATVAHELRNPIAPLMFQVRLSIDRAEQMDRAGESVSADWARQQLRRIEQRLHRLLETLDRLLDVSRLSSGRIDLEPDNVDLVECVRDVLASFEAECAVARCEIRAIMPATVTGWWDRLRLDQICRNLVSNAIRFGAGRAIHVTVDADEDTAILTVRDHGIGIPQDKQDVIFERFERGPDARRSGGFGIGLWVVRNVCAAMGGSITVDSMVGGGAAFAVTLPRRPQRDQRHEVTA; from the coding sequence GTGATATCAGACGATCTTGCCTCTACCGTCGACGCCGGCATGGCCGCCGCGTTCACGACCAACGCGGACGGTCGGATCGATTCCTGGAGCCACGAGGCTGCGGCGCTGTTTGACGAGTCGGTCGAAGACGCCATCGGTCGTCACCTGAGCACGCTGTTTGCCCTCGACACCTCTTCGAAGAATTGCAGCAGTGACACAGGAAGTGGTGGCGCGCCCCTTCGATGGTTTGCACGGCGGAATGGCACGCGGTTCGAAGGAAGGTATCGCACCCTCGAACTGAGAGACACGACCTCGGTCGTGGGTCACGTTCACCTGGTGGACGCTCGCCCGCATGCGGACACGCGAGACTCGGTCGCGGACAGCGACCAGCTCAAGTACTCGGAAGAAGCGCGCCTCGGCCTGCTGCGGCGCCTGGTCATTGCTCAGGAGGCGGAACGACGGCGGATCGCGCGAGACCTCCACGACCACCTTGGTCAGCAGCTCACCTCCTTACGCCTGCAAATCGAAGCACTACGCCATGCCACAACCGCTCTGCCCACCGCGCAAGCAATGCTCACCCAGGCTGATGCATTGCTCTCGCACCTCGATCGCGACATCGACTTCCTGTCGTGGGAACTGCGGCCCGCCGCGCTTGATGATCTCGGATTGAAGGCGGTCCTGGAAAATTACGTCAGCGAGTGGGCGCGACATGCAGATGTTCCAGCGCGATTCCACGCCGAAGGCGTGGCCGAAGACCGCATCGCCCCGGAGATCGAGGCCACGCTCTATCGGATCGCGCAGGAAGCGCTCAACAATGTCGCGAAACACGCGCACGCTCGTTCCGTCGGGGTCGTTCTCGAACAGCGAGGCTCGACGATGTCGTTGCTCGTGGAAGACGACGGCATCGGCTGCGAGGCTTCGGCGGCCTCGAGCACGATGATTGGCCTTCTCAGTATGCGCGAGCGCGCAACCGTCGTGGGTGGCACACTGGACATCGAGCCTACCGCAGGCGGCGGCACGACCATTCTTGCCCGCGTACCGCTTCGCTTGACCGACAGCGATCCGTTTGACATCACATCGACGCCGTTGCCGTCGTGCGGTGATTCCACCGAATTCGAACACGGTGGGCTACGGGGAAGCCTGCTGGCACCGCGATCGGTTGACCGCCTTCAGGAATTGCAACGAGCGGTGGCCGCCCGCGACGAGTTCATCGCCACTGTGGCGCACGAACTGCGCAATCCGATCGCGCCCCTGATGTTTCAGGTGCGGTTGTCGATCGACCGTGCTGAGCAGATGGACCGAGCCGGTGAGTCGGTTTCGGCTGACTGGGCGCGCCAGCAACTGCGACGAATCGAGCAGCGCCTCCACCGTCTGCTCGAGACGCTCGATCGTCTCCTCGACGTCTCCCGACTCTCCAGCGGGCGCATCGATCTGGAACCCGACAACGTCGACTTGGTGGAATGTGTTCGCGACGTTCTCGCATCCTTCGAGGCCGAATGCGCCGTCGCCCGTTGCGAAATCAGGGCGATCATGCCGGCCACCGTGACCGGATGGTGGGACCGCTTGCGCCTGGATCAGATCTGCCGAAATCTGGTGTCCAATGCGATTCGCTTCGGCGCGGGTCGTGCCATCCATGTCACCGTGGACGCCGATGAGGACACCGCGATTCTGACCGTCCGAGATCATGGGATCGGAATCCCGCAAGACAAGCAAGACGTGATCTTTGAACGGTTCGAGCGCGGCCCGGACGCGAGGCGCAGTGGAGGGTTCGGAATCGGCTTGTGGGTGGTGCGCAACGTGTGTGCGGCGATGGGAGGCTCAATCACTGTCGACAGTATGGTTGGCGGCGGTGCCGCATTTGCTGTCACGCTTCCCCGACGTCCGCAGAGGGACCAGCGCCATGAGGTGACCGCGTGA
- a CDS encoding ATPase domain-containing protein: MNDQSTGQRRRPTGIAGLDRILEGGLLEAGVYIVQGPPGAGKTILANQLCFHHASEGGRAVYITLLAESHSRMFGHLRRMQFFDETRIPDSVYYVGGFSTLEAEGLGGLVTLVRGIVAKKSAGLAIIDGLVSAAETASSDREFRKFLHDLQILADLARCVVVLLTNAERKSGFFPEHTMVDGVLHLTDELSELRPLRHIRVLKLRGSNPVRGLHSVRISDRGLEVRPRLETRLSAAPVTEARVASGAKVAFGVPELDRMLRGGVRSGSITMLLGSSGSGKTVFGMQFLAEGVRRGERGLFFGFFEHPDAILAKCQRIGINGIKEGVDKGLARVMWQRPIEGVIDEIGDNLFEAVRTLDPQRIVIDGMQGFERATDLPERLSDVYGAIAQELERRQVTTLYTTETRGLFESAIHVPINGLSAATQNIILLRHVEHRAAILRALAILKVRDDDYDPKMREIRITDDGIDLLDTFAHASHLMSGGGLAHSEPPTPDRT, encoded by the coding sequence GTGAACGACCAATCCACGGGGCAAAGGCGACGTCCAACAGGGATCGCAGGTCTCGACCGCATCCTTGAAGGTGGGCTGTTGGAAGCCGGCGTCTACATCGTCCAGGGGCCTCCGGGTGCTGGCAAGACGATCTTGGCCAACCAGCTGTGTTTTCATCACGCGTCCGAGGGTGGGCGGGCTGTCTACATTACCCTGCTTGCCGAGTCGCACTCGCGAATGTTCGGCCATTTGCGCCGCATGCAGTTCTTCGACGAGACACGCATCCCCGACTCCGTGTACTACGTGGGTGGCTTCAGCACGCTCGAAGCGGAAGGCCTGGGTGGGCTGGTCACACTGGTTCGTGGCATCGTGGCGAAGAAGTCTGCAGGGCTGGCCATCATCGACGGTCTCGTGTCCGCCGCGGAAACAGCGTCGTCGGACCGTGAGTTCAGGAAGTTCCTACACGACCTGCAAATACTGGCCGACCTCGCGCGATGCGTAGTCGTTCTCCTGACCAACGCGGAGCGAAAGAGCGGCTTCTTTCCGGAGCACACCATGGTGGACGGGGTGCTCCACCTGACCGATGAATTGTCGGAGCTGCGCCCGCTTCGCCACATCCGCGTTCTCAAGCTGCGCGGCAGCAATCCTGTGCGAGGACTGCATTCAGTTCGTATCTCCGACCGGGGATTGGAGGTGCGTCCCCGCCTGGAGACGCGACTCAGTGCTGCTCCGGTCACGGAGGCACGTGTTGCCTCAGGTGCGAAAGTGGCATTTGGTGTTCCAGAGCTCGACAGGATGTTGCGCGGTGGTGTACGCAGCGGCTCGATCACCATGTTGCTCGGGTCGTCAGGCAGCGGCAAAACCGTGTTTGGCATGCAGTTTCTCGCCGAAGGTGTGAGGCGAGGCGAACGTGGTTTGTTCTTCGGGTTCTTCGAGCACCCAGACGCGATCCTCGCGAAGTGCCAGCGGATTGGCATCAACGGCATCAAGGAGGGGGTCGACAAGGGACTCGCGCGCGTCATGTGGCAGCGGCCCATCGAGGGAGTGATCGACGAGATCGGCGACAACCTTTTCGAGGCGGTTCGCACGCTCGACCCACAGCGTATCGTCATTGACGGGATGCAGGGGTTCGAACGCGCGACCGATCTACCCGAGCGCCTGTCGGACGTCTACGGCGCGATCGCGCAGGAGTTGGAGCGCAGGCAGGTGACGACGCTTTACACGACCGAGACCCGCGGCCTATTCGAAAGCGCCATCCATGTGCCGATCAATGGGCTGTCGGCAGCCACGCAGAACATCATTCTGCTCCGCCACGTCGAGCACCGCGCGGCGATACTGCGTGCACTCGCCATCTTGAAGGTAAGAGATGACGATTACGACCCAAAGATGCGCGAGATCAGGATCACGGATGATGGGATCGATCTCCTGGATACGTTCGCGCACGCCTCGCACTTGATGTCGGGCGGGGGCCTTGCTCATAGCGAACCGCCGACACCGGACCGGACGTAG
- a CDS encoding response regulator — MAVTPSILIVEDEYGLAELLRDVLTELGFQVTLAANGRLALDVLRERPIHLVLTDTMMPVMDGPELAQAMRADERHRGIPIVMMTSLRSAVPSTPGLYEAVLAKPFTPEALLNVLDRFVSRAV, encoded by the coding sequence ATGGCCGTGACGCCTTCCATTCTGATCGTTGAGGACGAATACGGTCTCGCCGAACTGTTGCGCGACGTGTTGACCGAGCTCGGCTTCCAGGTCACGCTCGCGGCCAACGGACGGCTCGCCCTCGACGTGCTGCGTGAACGGCCGATTCATCTTGTGTTGACGGACACGATGATGCCTGTGATGGATGGCCCAGAGCTAGCACAGGCCATGCGCGCAGATGAGCGACATCGCGGTATTCCGATCGTCATGATGACGTCTCTCCGATCGGCTGTTCCGTCGACGCCGGGTCTGTACGAGGCCGTGCTTGCCAAGCCGTTTACGCCAGAAGCCCTGCTGAATGTTCTCGACCGGTTCGTAAGTCGTGCAGTGTGA